One genomic segment of Candidatus Ozemobacteraceae bacterium includes these proteins:
- a CDS encoding Ig-like domain-containing protein yields the protein MNHNTFPSVSSLNPVDGKMNVNTNANLVLTMSENVVAGTGVIEIWRTSGFGSPVIFESFTLPSPRVTIVGNTVTINPTNNLGVNRDYAVLIDGNCLRDTAGNYFAGYLTTTDWNFGTY from the coding sequence ATGAACCATAATACCTTCCCGTCGGTTTCCTCGCTCAATCCCGTCGATGGGAAGATGAATGTAAATACCAACGCAAACCTCGTTCTGACGATGAGCGAAAATGTCGTTGCAGGGACAGGCGTCATCGAAATCTGGAGAACATCTGGGTTTGGCTCTCCGGTCATTTTTGAATCGTTCACGTTGCCATCGCCGAGGGTCACGATTGTCGGCAATACGGTGACGATCAATCCGACGAACAATCTTGGTGTTAATCGAGACTATGCTGTGCTGATCGATGGCAACTGCCTGCGGGATACAGCAGGAAATTATTTTGCTGGTTATCTCACCACAACCGATTGGAATTTTGGAACGTATTGA
- a CDS encoding glycerophosphodiester phosphodiesterase family protein codes for MKRRSSIIRWSAAMFLLVASTIATVAVSSAEDLRVAKPGEEFLIIGHMGAPLNAVENTIDGFKRAVELGANAIETDLSLTKDGEVVLWHDWSPNSTVALFRQAGKQGLYARPFNPNLRNAMRKPVPELTLAELRANYGYTLRTNKLGTKDKLSARIPTIEELCAWVAGEDRIKRVFFDIKIPEGKVQFVKPLVERVAKAVRERGLEGRVVLMSPYHDILSAMIAIESDLTILHDQELPAVLILNSKKFSTVAGAIDLKLGWGAIGRPVATINGYSIFKKIIKYDRKLARIHNFNKVEPPVEGVIAWTLDKPEEMRDIIKLGVHGIMTNRPDLLRDIVASWKD; via the coding sequence ATGAAACGGAGAAGCTCGATCATCCGCTGGAGTGCCGCCATGTTCTTGCTTGTTGCATCGACCATCGCAACGGTGGCTGTTTCATCGGCGGAGGATCTGCGCGTGGCGAAGCCCGGCGAGGAGTTTCTGATCATCGGGCACATGGGGGCGCCGCTGAATGCCGTCGAGAACACGATCGACGGGTTCAAAAGGGCGGTCGAACTCGGCGCGAACGCGATCGAGACGGATCTTTCCCTGACGAAGGACGGCGAGGTCGTGTTGTGGCACGACTGGAGCCCGAACTCGACGGTTGCCCTGTTCAGACAGGCAGGTAAGCAGGGGTTGTATGCACGGCCCTTCAACCCGAATCTTCGAAACGCGATGCGAAAGCCGGTTCCCGAACTGACGCTTGCGGAGCTACGCGCGAACTATGGCTACACGCTGCGGACCAACAAGCTCGGAACGAAAGACAAGCTTTCGGCGCGCATTCCGACGATCGAGGAACTCTGTGCCTGGGTGGCCGGCGAAGACCGGATCAAGCGTGTCTTCTTCGACATCAAGATTCCCGAAGGGAAGGTGCAGTTCGTGAAGCCGCTCGTCGAACGTGTTGCAAAGGCCGTTCGCGAGCGTGGCCTCGAGGGGCGCGTCGTTCTCATGTCGCCGTATCACGATATTCTTTCCGCGATGATCGCCATCGAGAGCGATCTGACGATCCTTCACGACCAGGAACTGCCGGCGGTTCTGATTCTCAATTCGAAGAAGTTCTCGACCGTCGCTGGGGCCATCGATCTGAAGCTGGGCTGGGGGGCCATCGGGCGGCCGGTCGCGACGATCAACGGGTATTCCATCTTCAAAAAAATCATTAAATATGATAGGAAGCTGGCGCGCATCCACAATTTCAACAAGGTCGAGCCGCCGGTCGAGGGCGTCATCGCCTGGACGCTCGACAAACCTGAGGAGATGCGCGACATCATCAAGCTCGGCGTGCACGGCATCATGACGAACCGCCCCGACCTTCTCCGCGACATCGTCGCCTCCTGGAAGGATTGA